From a region of the Nothobranchius furzeri strain GRZ-AD chromosome 12, NfurGRZ-RIMD1, whole genome shotgun sequence genome:
- the btbd3b gene encoding BTB/POZ domain-containing protein 3: MVDAKGRNMKCLTFFLMLPESVKSKSSKSAKKGNTSGSSKLPPVCYEIIALRSKKKKKMSAEIFPTKKPASSTTTTTVQQYQQQNLNNNNTVQNCNWQGLYSTIRERNSVMFNNELMADVHFVVGQPGRTQQLPGHRYVLAVGSSVFHAMFYGELAENKDEILIPDVEPAAFLAMLKYIYCDEIDLTADTVLATLYAAKKYIVPHLARACVNFLETSLSAKNACVLLSQSCLFEEPELTQRCWEVIDAQAELALRSEGFCDIDAQTLESILQRETLNAKEIVVFEAALSWAEAECQRQELTTSTDNKRKVLGKAMFLIRIPTMALDDFANGAAQSGVLTLNETNDIFLWYTAAKKPELQFASQPRKGLTPQRCHRFQSCAYRSNQWRYRGRCDSIQFAVDKRVFIAGFGLYGSSCGSAEYSAKIELKRQGILLGQNLSKYFSDGSSNTFPVWFEYPVQIEPDTFYTASVVLDGNELSYFGQEGMTEVQCGKVTFQFQCSSDSTNGTGVQGGQIPELIFYA, encoded by the exons ATGGTTGATGCCAAGGGACGGAACATGAAATGTCTGACTTTCTTTTTAATGCTTCCTGAGTCGGTGAAAAGCAAGTCAAGCAAAAGCGCCAAGAAAGGGAACACCAGCGGCAGCTCCAAGCTGCCCCCAGTCTGTTACGAGATCATCGCTCTTAggagcaagaagaagaagaagatgtcaGCGGAGATTTTCCCCACCAAGAAGCCAGCatcatccaccaccaccaccacggtGCAACAGTACCAGCAGCAAAAcctgaacaacaacaacaccGTACAGAACTGTAACTGGCAGGGACTCTACTCAACGATACGAGAAAG AAACTCTGTGATGTTCAACAATGAGCTGATGGCGGATGTTCATTTTGTTGTGGGCCAACCTGGAAGGACCCAGCAGCTGCCGGGCCACAGA TATGTATTAGCAGTGGGCAGCTCCGTGTTTCATGCCATGTTTTACGGGGAACTTGCTGAAAACAAGGATGAAATCCTCATACCAGATGTGGAACCAGCAGCATTTCTGGCAATGCTTAA GTACATCTACTGTGATGAAATCGACCTGACTGCTGACACCGTGCTGGCTACTCTTTATGCTGCTAAGAAATACATCGTCCCTCACCTGGCACGTGCCTGCGTCAACTTCCTGGAGACGAGCCTGAGTGCTAAGAACGCCTGCGTGCTGCTCTCCCAGAGCTGTCTGTTCGAGGAGCCCGAGCTGACACAGCGCTGCTGGGAGGTGATTGATGCCCAAGCTGAGCTGGCGTTGCGTTCAGAGGGCTTCTGCGACATTGATGCGCAGACCCTGGAGAGCATTCTGCAGCGAGAGACGCTCAACGCTAAAGAGATCGTGGTTTTTGAGGCTGCACTTAGCTGGGCTGAGGCGGAGTGCCAAAGACAGGAGCTCACAACTTCAACTGATAACAAGCGTAAAGTTTTAGGCAAGGCCATGTTCCTGATACGTATCCCAACAATGGCTCTGGATGACTTTGCAAATGGAGCAGCTCAGTCAGGCGTGTTGACACTTAATGAGACAAATGACATCTTCCTGTGGTACACGGCAGCGAAAAAGCCCGAGCTGCAGTTTGCCAGTCAGCCCAGGAAGGGTCTGACGCCCCAGCGCTGCcacaggttccagtcctgtgcctACAGAAGCAATCAGTGGCGCTATCGGGgccgctgtgacagcattcagtttGCTGTGGATAAAAGAGTTTTCATCGCTGGCTTTGGTCTTTATGGATCCAGCTGCGGCTCAGCTGAGTACAGTGCCAAGATAGAGCTGAAGCGTCAGGGCATCCTGTTGGGACAAAACCTCAGCAAGTACTTCTCGGATGGATCCAGCAACACCTTCCCAGTGTGGTTCGAGTATCCGGTCCAAATAGAGCCGGATACATTCTACACCGCCAGCGTGGTTCTGGATGGAAACGAGCTGAGCTACTTTGGGCAGGAAGGGATGACGGAGGTGCAGTGTGGCAAAGTGACCTTTCAGTTCCAGTGCTCCTCAGACAGCACCAACGGCACCGGGGTGCAGGGAGGACAGATCCCCGAACTCATCTTCTACGCTTGA